A section of the Nitrospirota bacterium genome encodes:
- a CDS encoding pyruvate, phosphate dikinase — MASKSAKKYVYFFGAGKADGKAEMKNLLGGKGANLAEMVNLGIPVPAGFTITTEVCTLYYKNNRKYPKELEGQANAAVAKVEKIMGKKFGDPVNPLLLSVRSGARSSMPGMMETVLNVGLTTKTIPGLIKKTNNPRFVYDAYRRLMMMYSDVVMEKAAGIEPEDGHGIRHKLETALEAVKKSKGYKSDTDLSVDDLKLLCEEFKVIIKHTLKKSFPDDPKAQLWGGIGAVFQSWMGKRAISYRRIEKIPEDWGTAVNVQSMVFGNTGDTSATGVAFTRNPATGENMFFGEWLPNAQGEDVVAGIRTPNPVNKAGKTADTKHLFSLEESMPKLYKELYAIQRRLEKHYSDMQDIEFTIEDGRLWMLQTRVGKRNGQAAIRMAVEMANEKQISKETAIMRVKPEQLDELLHPSVAPVAEKKATELAKGLPAGPGGAIGRIVLTADDAAAWAKKGETVILVRTETSPEDVHGMHAAEAILTAKGGMTSHAALVARGWGKCCIVGCSALDINVSKKEVHVNGRVLKEGDWITLNGTKGRVYEGKLDLLPADPDNNPWYKQLMKWADLYRTLKVRTNADTPEDSTTARNFGAEGIGLCRTEHMFFGAERIKAVREMILSDTVEGRKKALAKLLPFQKSDFIGIFKAMAGLPVTIRLLDPPLHEFLPHTDKELHDLADDMGVSFDKLNAKNKSLHEFNPMLGHRGCRLGVTFPEIYEMQAQAIMEAACELAKQKVKVAPEIMIPLVGHVNELIAMKKVVVDTAERVKKEKKVKVAYTVGTMIELPRACVTSDQIAEVADFYSFGTNDLTQTVYGLSRDDAGRFLPFYVENGILKEDPFITIDQTGVGALMKVAAEMGRKVKKDLKLGICGEHGGEPKSVEFCHNIGLNYVSCSPFRVPIARFAAAQAAIKGKTKKK; from the coding sequence ATGGCAAGCAAATCGGCAAAAAAGTATGTCTATTTTTTCGGTGCAGGCAAGGCCGATGGAAAGGCTGAGATGAAAAATCTCCTCGGAGGTAAGGGTGCTAACCTTGCGGAGATGGTGAACCTCGGTATTCCGGTCCCTGCAGGCTTCACGATCACGACCGAGGTCTGCACATTGTATTACAAGAATAACCGCAAATATCCGAAGGAGCTGGAAGGTCAGGCTAATGCCGCAGTTGCAAAGGTCGAGAAGATCATGGGCAAGAAGTTCGGCGATCCGGTTAACCCCCTTCTCCTGTCGGTCCGCTCCGGCGCAAGGAGTTCAATGCCGGGCATGATGGAGACGGTCCTGAACGTCGGACTCACCACAAAGACCATCCCCGGTCTTATCAAGAAGACGAACAATCCCCGCTTTGTTTACGACGCATACCGCAGACTGATGATGATGTATTCCGATGTTGTCATGGAAAAAGCCGCAGGCATCGAGCCTGAGGATGGCCATGGTATCCGTCATAAACTGGAGACTGCTCTGGAGGCGGTGAAGAAATCAAAAGGATACAAAAGCGATACGGATCTTTCGGTTGACGACCTGAAGCTTCTGTGCGAAGAGTTCAAGGTAATCATAAAACATACGCTGAAAAAATCATTTCCGGACGACCCGAAGGCCCAGCTCTGGGGCGGCATTGGCGCGGTATTTCAGTCATGGATGGGAAAGAGGGCAATATCCTACAGAAGGATCGAGAAGATACCTGAGGACTGGGGAACTGCCGTAAATGTACAGTCCATGGTTTTTGGCAATACCGGCGACACTTCAGCTACTGGCGTGGCCTTTACCCGTAACCCGGCAACCGGCGAGAATATGTTTTTTGGTGAATGGCTGCCCAATGCACAGGGCGAGGATGTTGTTGCAGGTATCAGGACTCCCAACCCGGTGAACAAGGCCGGCAAGACCGCAGATACAAAACATCTTTTTTCTCTTGAAGAAAGCATGCCAAAGCTCTACAAGGAGCTGTATGCCATACAGAGAAGACTTGAGAAACATTACAGCGACATGCAGGATATTGAGTTTACGATCGAAGACGGCAGGCTCTGGATGCTGCAGACCCGCGTTGGCAAACGTAATGGTCAGGCCGCTATCCGCATGGCTGTTGAGATGGCAAATGAAAAGCAGATATCAAAAGAGACCGCGATCATGCGGGTAAAGCCTGAACAGCTTGATGAACTGCTTCATCCCAGCGTTGCGCCGGTTGCCGAGAAGAAGGCAACTGAGCTTGCTAAGGGACTTCCTGCCGGACCCGGCGGTGCGATCGGCAGGATCGTTCTTACGGCTGATGATGCTGCTGCATGGGCAAAGAAAGGCGAGACAGTCATCCTCGTCAGGACGGAAACCTCTCCGGAGGATGTCCACGGCATGCACGCAGCAGAGGCAATTCTGACCGCCAAAGGTGGTATGACCAGCCATGCTGCACTTGTTGCCAGAGGCTGGGGCAAATGCTGTATTGTAGGCTGTTCAGCCCTTGATATCAATGTTTCAAAGAAAGAGGTCCATGTCAACGGCAGGGTCCTGAAAGAAGGCGACTGGATCACCCTGAACGGTACAAAAGGCCGTGTGTATGAGGGCAAGCTTGATCTTCTGCCTGCTGATCCTGACAATAACCCATGGTATAAGCAGCTGATGAAATGGGCTGATCTGTACAGGACGCTTAAGGTCAGGACAAATGCTGATACTCCTGAAGATTCGACCACTGCCCGGAACTTCGGCGCAGAGGGTATCGGCCTCTGCAGGACAGAACATATGTTCTTCGGCGCAGAAAGGATCAAGGCTGTGCGTGAGATGATCCTCTCTGACACGGTTGAGGGAAGGAAGAAGGCGCTTGCCAAGCTCCTGCCATTTCAGAAGAGCGACTTCATTGGGATATTCAAGGCTATGGCAGGACTGCCGGTCACGATCAGGCTCCTTGACCCGCCGCTTCATGAGTTCCTGCCGCATACGGACAAAGAGCTTCATGACCTTGCTGATGATATGGGTGTTTCCTTTGACAAGCTCAATGCAAAGAACAAATCACTCCATGAGTTTAACCCCATGTTAGGTCATCGCGGCTGCCGGCTTGGAGTAACCTTCCCTGAGATCTACGAGATGCAGGCACAGGCGATTATGGAGGCTGCATGCGAGCTTGCAAAACAGAAGGTGAAGGTTGCGCCTGAGATCATGATCCCGCTTGTCGGTCATGTCAACGAGCTGATTGCGATGAAAAAGGTAGTTGTTGATACTGCTGAAAGAGTGAAGAAAGAAAAGAAGGTTAAGGTCGCTTACACGGTCGGCACCATGATCGAGCTGCCGAGGGCATGCGTCACCTCTGACCAGATTGCTGAAGTGGCTGACTTCTATTCTTTCGGCACGAATGACCTTACCCAGACTGTTTATGGACTTTCCCGTGACGATGCCGGCAGGTTCCTCCCTTTCTATGTCGAAAACGGCATTCTCAAGGAAGACCCCTTCATCACTATCGACCAGACCGGTGTCGGTGCACTTATGAAGGTTGCTGCCGAGATGGGCAGAAAAGTGAAGAAAGACCTGAAGCTTGGCATCTGTGGTGAACATGGCGGCGAGCCGAAGTCTGTCGAGTTCTGCCACAATATCGGACTCAATTATGTGAGCTGCTCACCCTTCAGGGTTCCTATCGCACGGTTTGCAGCAGCACAGGCCGCGATCAAGGGCAAGACAAAGAAGAAATAA